GTCAGAAGTTGTCTCTTTCCATGAGAGACGTTGATCAACATACTGGTAAGGATCTCCTTCCGTTGAAGAAGAGCTCCGAGGATGATGCAATGAGGATGAATCCGCAGGATTCAAAAGGTGGGCCTGCTGCCAGGACGGGGCTTTCAGGTATCAGGATTGTGGAAGAAGATGATGCTGGTTCTTCACGGAGACCTCTGAAAAGAATGAGCTCTCCAGAGAGATGGGAAGCGAAACAGTTGATTGCTTCGGGTGTCTTGAGTGTTTCAGAGTATCCAACTTATGATGATGAGGGGGATGGATTGCTGTACCAAGAGGAAGGTGCAGAGGAGGAGCTTGAGATTGAGTTGAATGAGGATGAACCTGCATTCTTGCAAGGGCAGAGCAGATACTCAATGGATATGTCTCCTGTTAAGATTTTTAAGAATCCAGAAGGTTCGCTGGGTCGAGCTGCTGCACTCCAGTCTGCACTTATAAAGGAACGTAGGGAAGTGCGAGAACAACAACAACGCACAATGCTTGATTCAATTCCAAAGGATCTCAATCGGCCTTGGGAAGACCCTATGCCGGAGTCAGGTGAAAGGCATCTTGCCCAGGAGCTTAGGGGTGTTGGCTTATCAGCCTATGATATGCCGGAATGGAAGAAGGATGCCTATGGGAAAACCATTACCTTTGGGCAAAGGTCAAAGCTTTCTATTCAGGAGCAGAGGCAGAGTTTGCCAATTTACAAGTTAAAAAAGGAATTGATTCAGGCTGTGCATGATAATCAGGTCTTGGTGGTTATTGGAGAAACTGGTTCAGGTAAGACTACTCAAGTCACACAGTATCTTGCTGAAGCGGGTTACACCACAAGAGGCAAAATTGGATGTACTCAACCCCGTAGGGTGGCTGCAATGTCAGTTGCAAAGAGAGTTGCAGAAGAGTTTGGTTGTCGATTGGGAGAGGAAGTTGGTTATGCCATTCGGTTTGAGGATTGCACTGGACCAGATACCGTTATCAAGTACATGACGGATGGTATGCTTCTTAGGGAAATATTGGTTGATGAGAATCTGTCACAGTACTCTGTTATAATGCTTGATGAAGCCCATGAAAGAACTATACATACTGATGTTCTTTTTGGACTGCTGAAGCAGCTAGTGAAGCGTAGACCTGAATTAAGATTGATTGTCACATCTGCTACTCTGGACGCTGAGAAATTTTCAGGATATTTCTTTAACTGTAACATCTTTACTATTCCTGGTAGAACTTTTCCTGTGGAAATACTATACACTAAACAGCCTGAAAGTGATTATTTAGATGCAGCTTTAATCACTGTCCTACAGATCCACTTGACAGAGCCTGAGGGAGACAttcttctctttttgactgGTCAAGAAGAGATTGATTTTGCTTGCCAATCTCTCTATGAGAGAATGAAAGGATTAGGTAAGAATGTTCCAGAGCTGATCATTTTACCGGTTTATAGTGCCCTTCCTAGTGAAATGCAGTCTAGGATATTTGACCCTGCTCCTCCTGGGAAAAGGAAAGTGGTTGTGGCTACTAACATTGCTGAGGCTTCTTTAACTATTGATGGGATATTTTATGTGATTGATCCTGGATTTGCTAAGCAAAATGTTTATAATCCGAAGCAAGGACTTGATTCTTTGGTGATAACTCCAATTTCACAAGCATCAGCCAAACAAAGAGCTGGACGTGCAGGGCGTACTGGACCTGGGAAGTGTTATCGTCTCTACACTGAGAGTGCATATAGGAATGAGATGTCTCCTACTACAATTCCTGAGATTCAAAGGATAAATCTGGGGATGACTACTCTTAATATGAAAGCTATGGGGATAAATGATCTGCTGTCTTTTGATTTTATGGATCCACCATCACCCCAAGCCTTGATATCTGCCATGGAGCAGCTTTACAGTCTTGGAGCACTCGACGAAGAGGGCCTTTTAACTAAATTAGGGAGGAAAATGGCAGAATTTCCTTTGGATCCACCGTTATCTAAGATGTTGCTTGCCAGCGTGGACCTTGGATGCAGTGATGAGATTTTGACCATAATTGCCATGATCCAGACCGGCAATattttttacaggccaagggAAAAGCAAGCCCAAGCAGATCAGAAGAGGGCAAAGTTTTTCCAGCCAGAGGGTGACCATCTTACCCTACTTGCTGTTTATGAGGCTTGGAAAGCCAAGAATTTTTCCGGGCCCTGGTGTTTTGAAAACTTCGTTCAATCCCGATCATTGAGAAGAGCACAGGATGTCAGGAAACAACTTCTCACCATTATGGATAAGTATGATATCTATCTATTCTTCTAAATATttgatttcagtttttttttttgttttggttttctgTGTTCtgcatttgtgtttttttttttgtttgatacaTTTACAATGCACAAAATTATTAAGGTTCCCTATGGTCTTACAAATGttcttgttttttaatataaaattttatgtataGTAGAAAATTGAAGTTATTCTCTTTATGTAAGGGATATCCCAAGTATATTGACTTTGGGCTTACAGTTCTTGTGATTGTAACCAGCATTTTTGCTGTGCTCAGTAGTTATTGTGTCAACTAGAGTCCCTTGCATTATTATTTGATCATGTTAAATTGCATTCTAAATCACTTGTATGAATATTTCAGGTACAAATTGGATGTTGTAAGTGCGGGAAAAAACTTCACCAAAGTCAGAAAGGCTATCACTGCAGGATTCTTTTTCCATGCTTCTAGAAAGGACCCCCAGGAAGGTTACAGAACCCTTGTTGAGAATCAGCCTGTGTATATCCATCCAAGTTCAGCTCTGTTCCAGAGACAGCCAGACTGGGTCATCTACCATGAGCTTGTGATGACAACTAAGGAATATATGCGTGAGGTCACTGTCATAGACCCCAAATGGCTTGTTGAATTGGCTCCAAGATACTTCAAAGTGGCAGATCCTACAAAGATGAGCAAGCGAAAGCGTCAAGAGCGAATTGAACCCCTTTATGACAGATACCACGAGCCAAATTCATGGCGTTTGAGTAAACGCCGTGCATAGTATGTAATTCATCTATGTTCTCTTTATGCAATGTCTTGGATACTGTTATATGTAGCTTTTCTCCTTATATGATGATTTAAATGGAAAGTTAGacacattttcatttttattactagGAAAGcttaaattatgatatatacaactggttttttttataaaaaatattattgtagaaATTGGTTCAGATTACAATGTTAAGAATTCTTGGTTGGTTCATTAGTTTCTTATTTCCTATTCATTATCATTAACTTCTGTACATATTCAACATTTTAGTACATATTCATTTCTGTTCCTGATatgttactttaattttttgaataaataataaatataccaGATAGAACTACCAGGTCTTCCATGTCAAGGCCTTGTTGCTTAAATTTTTCGATGAGAACCTCTAAAGTGGATTTTGGAGCTTGGATGAATAGGTTAGTTC
The genomic region above belongs to Glycine max cultivar Williams 82 chromosome 14, Glycine_max_v4.0, whole genome shotgun sequence and contains:
- the LOC100790809 gene encoding probable pre-mRNA-splicing factor ATP-dependent RNA helicase DEAH5 isoform X1, with amino-acid sequence MAVDNPEDGLKKLEYLSLVSKVCTELESHTGTGDKVLAEFITELGRSSENVEEFDAKLKENGAEMPDYFVRTLLTIIHAILPPKSKDSKKEKDSVSGKTTKFKALAIADNRDRAKELQKELESEAREKQKPEIEEDDGYRDRRDRRRDRYGRNRDEEDVRRDYSRRGRDRDDEDDRRDYGRRGRDRDDEDDRRDHGRRGRDKHDRDRDRDRDRYERHRRDEHQEDGHGRENGDEDGNRKGSRHGSGELELYAVYKGRISRVMETGCFVQLDDFRGKEGLVHVSQMATRRITNAKDVVKRDQEVYVKVISVSGQKLSLSMRDVDQHTGKDLLPLKKSSEDDAMRMNPQDSKGGPAARTGLSGIRIVEEDDAGSSRRPLKRMSSPERWEAKQLIASGVLSVSEYPTYDDEGDGLLYQEEGAEEELEIELNEDEPAFLQGQSRYSMDMSPVKIFKNPEGSLGRAAALQSALIKERREVREQQQRTMLDSIPKDLNRPWEDPMPESGERHLAQELRGVGLSAYDMPEWKKDAYGKTITFGQRSKLSIQEQRQSLPIYKLKKELIQAVHDNQVLVVIGETGSGKTTQVTQYLAEAGYTTRGKIGCTQPRRVAAMSVAKRVAEEFGCRLGEEVGYAIRFEDCTGPDTVIKYMTDGMLLREILVDENLSQYSVIMLDEAHERTIHTDVLFGLLKQLVKRRPELRLIVTSATLDAEKFSGYFFNCNIFTIPGRTFPVEILYTKQPESDYLDAALITVLQIHLTEPEGDILLFLTGQEEIDFACQSLYERMKGLGKNVPELIILPVYSALPSEMQSRIFDPAPPGKRKVVVATNIAEASLTIDGIFYVIDPGFAKQNVYNPKQGLDSLVITPISQASAKQRAGRAGRTGPGKCYRLYTESAYRNEMSPTTIPEIQRINLGMTTLNMKAMGINDLLSFDFMDPPSPQALISAMEQLYSLGALDEEGLLTKLGRKMAEFPLDPPLSKMLLASVDLGCSDEILTIIAMIQTGNIFYRPREKQAQADQKRAKFFQPEGDHLTLLAVYEAWKAKNFSGPWCFENFVQSRSLRRAQDVRKQLLTIMDKYKLDVVSAGKNFTKVRKAITAGFFFHASRKDPQEGYRTLVENQPVYIHPSSALFQRQPDWVIYHELVMTTKEYMREVTVIDPKWLVELAPRYFKVADPTKMSKRKRQERIEPLYDRYHEPNSWRLSKRRAYVVFMRMFSHCIWTLGFGPISIPPYC
- the LOC100790809 gene encoding probable pre-mRNA-splicing factor ATP-dependent RNA helicase DEAH5 isoform X2; the encoded protein is MAVDNPEDGLKKLEYLSLVSKVCTELESHTGTGDKVLAEFITELGRSSENVEEFDAKLKENGAEMPDYFVRTLLTIIHAILPPKSKDSKKEKDSVSGKTTKFKALAIADNRDRAKELQKELESEAREKQKPEIEEDDGYRDRRDRRRDRYGRNRDEEDVRRDYSRRGRDRDDEDDRRDYGRRGRDRDDEDDRRDHGRRGRDKHDRDRDRDRDRYERHRRDEHQEDGHGRENGDEDGNRKGSRHGSGELELYAVYKGRISRVMETGCFVQLDDFRGKEGLVHVSQMATRRITNAKDVVKRDQEVYVKVISVSGQKLSLSMRDVDQHTGKDLLPLKKSSEDDAMRMNPQDSKGGPAARTGLSGIRIVEEDDAGSSRRPLKRMSSPERWEAKQLIASGVLSVSEYPTYDDEGDGLLYQEEGAEEELEIELNEDEPAFLQGQSRYSMDMSPVKIFKNPEGSLGRAAALQSALIKERREVREQQQRTMLDSIPKDLNRPWEDPMPESGERHLAQELRGVGLSAYDMPEWKKDAYGKTITFGQRSKLSIQEQRQSLPIYKLKKELIQAVHDNQVLVVIGETGSGKTTQVTQYLAEAGYTTRGKIGCTQPRRVAAMSVAKRVAEEFGCRLGEEVGYAIRFEDCTGPDTVIKYMTDGMLLREILVDENLSQYSVIMLDEAHERTIHTDVLFGLLKQLVKRRPELRLIVTSATLDAEKFSGYFFNCNIFTIPGRTFPVEILYTKQPESDYLDAALITVLQIHLTEPEGDILLFLTGQEEIDFACQSLYERMKGLGKNVPELIILPVYSALPSEMQSRIFDPAPPGKRKVVVATNIAEASLTIDGIFYVIDPGFAKQNVYNPKQGLDSLVITPISQASAKQRAGRAGRTGPGKCYRLYTESAYRNEMSPTTIPEIQRINLGMTTLNMKAMGINDLLSFDFMDPPSPQALISAMEQLYSLGALDEEGLLTKLGRKMAEFPLDPPLSKMLLASVDLGCSDEILTIIAMIQTGNIFYRPREKQAQADQKRAKFFQPEGDHLTLLAVYEAWKAKNFSGPWCFENFVQSRSLRRAQDVRKQLLTIMDKYKLDVVSAGKNFTKVRKAITAGFFFHASRKDPQEGYRTLVENQPVYIHPSSALFQRQPDWVIYHELVMTTKEYMREVTVIDPKWLVELAPRYFKVADPTKMSKRKRQERIEPLYDRYHEPNSWRLSKRRA